The following proteins come from a genomic window of Heyndrickxia acidicola:
- a CDS encoding response regulator transcription factor: protein MATVLIVDDDPNIRELVRVFLAREGFSIVEAEDGKEALKVCEKERVDLLILDIMMPNMDGWEVCREIRSYYSDSLPILMLTAKGTTAEKLKGFEIGTDDYMVKPFEPEELIARVKALLKRYNISLSNKVSVGNVELDRSTLTVSDGKKEVTLPLKEFEILFKLGAHPGIIFTREQLIEEFWGYDYEGDERTVDVHIKRIRDRFFDEDCPFKITTIRGLGYRLERTR, encoded by the coding sequence ATGGCCACTGTACTAATTGTGGATGATGATCCGAATATCCGTGAGCTGGTTCGTGTTTTTTTAGCGAGGGAAGGATTTTCAATAGTGGAAGCAGAGGATGGAAAAGAAGCGTTAAAAGTGTGTGAAAAAGAGCGAGTCGACCTGTTGATATTGGATATCATGATGCCCAATATGGACGGCTGGGAGGTGTGCCGGGAAATCCGCAGCTATTATTCGGATTCACTCCCTATTTTAATGCTGACTGCAAAGGGGACTACTGCTGAAAAGCTTAAAGGATTTGAGATCGGGACAGATGATTATATGGTAAAGCCCTTTGAGCCTGAAGAGCTGATTGCGCGTGTGAAGGCATTGCTCAAGCGGTATAACATTTCTCTTTCAAATAAGGTGTCGGTGGGAAATGTGGAGCTCGACCGCTCGACTCTTACGGTGTCTGATGGAAAAAAAGAGGTCACACTGCCTCTAAAGGAGTTTGAAATATTATTTAAGCTGGGCGCCCATCCGGGGATAATTTTTACGAGGGAGCAGCTGATTGAGGAATTTTGGGGCTATGATTATGAAGGCGATGAACGAACGGTGGATGTGCATATTAAACGAATTCGTGATCGTTTTTTTGATGAGGACTGCCCATTTAAGATTACGACCATTCGAGGGCTGGGATACCGTCTGGAGAGGACCCGATGA
- a CDS encoding sensor histidine kinase — protein MRAVELFKRAAETLVMVVLFLLCWTAAFYLTAWVERLLHLNGVSPFVGQMITSLVGLFIFSLVMLGSSRIESIRDRRFRFFNPIVVAMEKMAQGDFNIDLSTYKAMLESPHHPFSKIVQSVDHMASELGEMERMRQEFISNVSHEIQSPLTSISGFARALESEDLSVEERKHYLDIIQTESKRLSKLSENLLKLTTLESDHPPFEMTRYSLDQQLRNVMISCEPQWSSKNLQMDIDLNKVTIEADKDLLSQVWINLLHNSIKFTPDNGSIRVQLTENDRGVVYVKIKDSGAGMSQDVQMHIFERFYKADPSRNRSSQGSGSGLGLAIVKKIVELHHGRIHVLSRPGEGTEMTVVLPKTASWNEKEE, from the coding sequence ATGAGAGCGGTGGAACTTTTCAAGCGTGCAGCCGAAACGCTTGTGATGGTGGTTCTCTTCTTGCTGTGCTGGACCGCAGCGTTTTATCTAACGGCATGGGTGGAGCGTTTGTTACATCTGAATGGTGTATCTCCGTTTGTCGGGCAGATGATCACATCGCTTGTGGGCCTTTTTATTTTTAGTCTGGTTATGCTGGGTTCTTCCCGGATTGAGAGTATAAGGGATAGGCGGTTTCGCTTTTTTAATCCGATTGTGGTAGCAATGGAGAAGATGGCACAGGGAGATTTTAATATTGACCTGTCAACCTATAAGGCGATGCTGGAGTCACCGCATCATCCTTTTTCCAAAATCGTGCAGAGTGTTGACCATATGGCTTCAGAGCTTGGTGAAATGGAACGGATGAGGCAGGAATTCATTTCAAATGTTTCCCATGAAATTCAATCGCCGTTAACCTCTATCAGCGGATTTGCACGGGCACTCGAGTCGGAAGACTTATCCGTTGAAGAACGGAAGCATTATCTTGACATTATTCAAACGGAAAGTAAGAGGCTGTCAAAGCTGAGTGAAAATCTGTTAAAGCTGACCACATTGGAATCGGATCATCCGCCGTTTGAGATGACCCGGTATTCGTTAGATCAACAGCTCCGGAACGTGATGATTTCCTGTGAGCCGCAGTGGTCTAGTAAAAATCTCCAGATGGATATTGATTTGAATAAAGTGACAATTGAGGCCGACAAAGATTTGCTAAGCCAGGTTTGGATTAATTTGCTCCATAACAGCATCAAATTCACCCCTGATAATGGCAGCATTCGGGTGCAGCTTACTGAAAATGATCGAGGTGTGGTTTATGTAAAGATCAAGGACTCAGGAGCCGGCATGAGCCAGGACGTGCAAATGCATATCTTTGAGCGTTTTTACAAGGCGGATCCATCGAGGAATCGTTCGTCTCAGGGGAGCGGAAGCGGATTGGGGCTTGCGATTGTGAAGAAAATTGTTGAGCTGCATCATGGCCGGATTCATGTGCTGAGCAGGCCGGGAGAGGGAACGGAAATGACGGTGGTGCTGCCGAAAACGGCGTCTTGGAATGAGAAGGAAGAGTAA
- the yppF gene encoding YppF family protein: MTLENLIFRYITCRQAVPSHVNALLDYTKKEYIAGNLSIIQYRRLLNELDKRGATPPFDAAME; encoded by the coding sequence ATGACTTTAGAAAACTTGATTTTCCGTTATATCACTTGCAGGCAAGCAGTACCGAGCCACGTGAATGCTTTATTGGATTATACGAAAAAAGAGTACATTGCAGGGAATTTAAGCATCATTCAATACCGACGTCTGCTCAATGAGCTGGACAAACGAGGCGCTACTCCGCCATTCGATGCCGCTATGGAGTAA
- a CDS encoding cytidine deaminase: MNVFPLTQDDYALIDEAKNKIIDLYEEDKHHVGAALRTKSGNIVSAVHIEAYIGRVTVCAEAIAIGSAISNGEKEFHTIVAVRHPYSDESNRELTVVSPCGMCRELISDYSPDCFVILKVNGELVKTKIMELIPLKYSREA, from the coding sequence ATGAACGTATTTCCCTTAACACAAGATGACTATGCACTAATTGATGAAGCGAAAAACAAAATAATAGATTTATATGAGGAGGATAAACATCATGTTGGTGCAGCCCTGCGGACCAAGTCGGGAAACATCGTTTCGGCTGTTCATATTGAAGCTTACATTGGGCGGGTGACCGTTTGCGCAGAAGCCATTGCCATCGGAAGTGCGATCTCCAATGGAGAAAAAGAGTTTCATACTATTGTAGCCGTCAGGCATCCCTATTCAGATGAAAGCAACAGAGAACTGACTGTGGTGAGTCCATGTGGAATGTGCCGAGAGCTTATATCAGATTATTCACCTGATTGTTTCGTAATCCTCAAAGTTAATGGTGAATTGGTTAAGACGAAGATTATGGAATTAATTCCATTAAAATACTCAAGAGAAGCTTAA